The following proteins are encoded in a genomic region of Zea mays cultivar B73 chromosome 9, Zm-B73-REFERENCE-NAM-5.0, whole genome shotgun sequence:
- the LOC103638469 gene encoding uncharacterized protein isoform X1: MGKNLKRKMASARGNNKGGSYNEYEQQKLENIERNKRRLEEFNIPAIINSLGQQQNRSRKTSKKVQNRNTVSTERPNLRPRLQRNNCQFDEEHVLADLEPVGDFLSNNEDLQIGDQSNGTVRKKGRGITKKDDIFSRTPNMPKLKISLNDYGQPIGENARQLSSVIGCQVRKKISIACVDWRLVDVKKKYELWTEIKSYFDIDDAALNWVTRTAGRKWKEFKANIKELYFDPELTIDDVGECPDKRISDDDWKFLYNYWKTSEFQTLSKVGKANRQKLQLHHTTGSVNYACSQHKLAIKLGRPPRRDETFIKTHTRKNGVPSTSAEPIMAKLKDLIEIYPDLKERTIQEGDAYAVLCGLKEPKGYVRLMGLGSTPQDVGTPGLKCYAPTRLQMEVMARKKAESDRDALEQRVFELQAQMEQRAQQDRASPMSQHGSTSRLHLDARLNETGDAGLDEGEEDYVSEDDVDDNLHDQVHGLTSSRTTAHKTTAPRSNETSRSQHDALVGKDVILYALLRSDQPVAK; this comes from the exons GAAAAATGGCAAGCGCAAGAGGAAACAATAAGGGTGGCTCATATAATGAGTATGAGCAACAAAAGCTTGAAAATATTGAAAGGAACAAAAGGAGGTTAGAAGAATTCAACATCCCTGCAATCATCAACTCTTTGGGGCAGCAACAAAATCGATCTAGGAAAACTTCAAAG AAAGTTCAGAACAGAAATACTGTATCAACTGAACGTCCAAACTTGCGACCAAGACTACAAAGAAACAATTGTCAGTTTGATGAAGAACATGTGCTTGCTGATTTGGAGCCAGTAGGAGATTTCCTTAGTAACAATGAAG ACCTACAGATTGGTGACCAAAGCAATGGTACAGTGAGAAAGAAAGGAAGGGGAATAACGAAGAAAGATGACATATTCTCAAGGACACCAAATATGCCTAAACTCAAAATATCTCTTAATGATTATGGACAGCCAATTGGTGAAAACGCTAGGCAACTTTCAAGTGTTATAGGGTGTCAAGTTAGAAAGAAGATATCAATTGCTTGTGTAGATTGGAGGCTTGTTGATGTTAAAAAGAAGTACGAGCTGTGGACTGAAATAAAGTCATACTTTGATATTGATGACGCTGCCTTAAATTGGGTTACACGCACTGCTGGGAGGAAATGGAAAGAATTTAAGGCAAATATCAAGGAGCTGTATTTTGATCCTGAGCTGACTATAGATGATGTTGGGGAATGTCCAGACAAAAGAATTAGTGATGATGATTGGAAATTTCTCTATAACTATTGGAAGACTTCTGAATTTCAG ACTCTCTCGAAAGTGGGAAAAGCAAACCGGCAAAAACTGCAGCTGCACCATACTACTGGAAGTGTGAACTATGCTTGCTCACAACATAAATTG GCTATCAAACTAGGACGTCCCCCACGAAGAGATGAAACTTTTATCAAAACCCATACAAGGAAAAATGGTGTTCCTTCAACCTCTGCAGAGCCAATAATG GCGAAACTTAAAGATCTTATTGAAATCTACCCAGACTTGAAAGAGCGGACAATTCAGGAAGGTGATGCATATGCTGTTCTTTGTGGACTGAAAGAGCCAAAAGGATATGTCCGTCTTATGGGTCTAGGCTCGACTCCTCAAGATGTTGGTACTCCAGGATTAAAGTGTTATGCACCAACAAGACTTCAAATGGAGGTTATGGCTCGAAAGAAAGCTGAAAGTGACAGGGATGCTCTAGAGCAACGTGTTTTTGAGTTGCAGGCTCAAATGGAGCAAAGGGCACAACAAGATAGGGCAAGTCCCATGTCACAACACGGTTCCACATCACGTCTACATTTG GATGCAAGGTTGAATGAAACTGGTGATGCTGGACTAGATGAAGGGGAGGAAGATTATGTttctgaagatgatgttgatgacAACTTACATGACCAGGTGCATGGTTTAACCTCATCAAGAACAACAGCACACAAAACAACCGCACCAAGGAGTAATGAAACTTCTCGCTCTCAACATGATGCTCTT GTTGGAAAAGATGTCATATtatatgccttgttgagatcagatcAACCTGTGGCTAAATGA
- the LOC103638469 gene encoding uncharacterized protein isoform X2, with amino-acid sequence MMRIGKMASARGNNKGGSYNEYEQQKLENIERNKRRLEEFNIPAIINSLGQQQNRSRKTSKKVQNRNTVSTERPNLRPRLQRNNCQFDEEHVLADLEPVGDFLSNNEDLQIGDQSNGTVRKKGRGITKKDDIFSRTPNMPKLKISLNDYGQPIGENARQLSSVIGCQVRKKISIACVDWRLVDVKKKYELWTEIKSYFDIDDAALNWVTRTAGRKWKEFKANIKELYFDPELTIDDVGECPDKRISDDDWKFLYNYWKTSEFQTLSKVGKANRQKLQLHHTTGSVNYACSQHKLAIKLGRPPRRDETFIKTHTRKNGVPSTSAEPIMAKLKDLIEIYPDLKERTIQEGDAYAVLCGLKEPKGYVRLMGLGSTPQDVGTPGLKCYAPTRLQMEVMARKKAESDRDALEQRVFELQAQMEQRAQQDRASPMSQHGSTSRLHLDARLNETGDAGLDEGEEDYVSEDDVDDNLHDQVHGLTSSRTTAHKTTAPRSNETSRSQHDALVGKDVILYALLRSDQPVAK; translated from the exons GAAAAATGGCAAGCGCAAGAGGAAACAATAAGGGTGGCTCATATAATGAGTATGAGCAACAAAAGCTTGAAAATATTGAAAGGAACAAAAGGAGGTTAGAAGAATTCAACATCCCTGCAATCATCAACTCTTTGGGGCAGCAACAAAATCGATCTAGGAAAACTTCAAAG AAAGTTCAGAACAGAAATACTGTATCAACTGAACGTCCAAACTTGCGACCAAGACTACAAAGAAACAATTGTCAGTTTGATGAAGAACATGTGCTTGCTGATTTGGAGCCAGTAGGAGATTTCCTTAGTAACAATGAAG ACCTACAGATTGGTGACCAAAGCAATGGTACAGTGAGAAAGAAAGGAAGGGGAATAACGAAGAAAGATGACATATTCTCAAGGACACCAAATATGCCTAAACTCAAAATATCTCTTAATGATTATGGACAGCCAATTGGTGAAAACGCTAGGCAACTTTCAAGTGTTATAGGGTGTCAAGTTAGAAAGAAGATATCAATTGCTTGTGTAGATTGGAGGCTTGTTGATGTTAAAAAGAAGTACGAGCTGTGGACTGAAATAAAGTCATACTTTGATATTGATGACGCTGCCTTAAATTGGGTTACACGCACTGCTGGGAGGAAATGGAAAGAATTTAAGGCAAATATCAAGGAGCTGTATTTTGATCCTGAGCTGACTATAGATGATGTTGGGGAATGTCCAGACAAAAGAATTAGTGATGATGATTGGAAATTTCTCTATAACTATTGGAAGACTTCTGAATTTCAG ACTCTCTCGAAAGTGGGAAAAGCAAACCGGCAAAAACTGCAGCTGCACCATACTACTGGAAGTGTGAACTATGCTTGCTCACAACATAAATTG GCTATCAAACTAGGACGTCCCCCACGAAGAGATGAAACTTTTATCAAAACCCATACAAGGAAAAATGGTGTTCCTTCAACCTCTGCAGAGCCAATAATG GCGAAACTTAAAGATCTTATTGAAATCTACCCAGACTTGAAAGAGCGGACAATTCAGGAAGGTGATGCATATGCTGTTCTTTGTGGACTGAAAGAGCCAAAAGGATATGTCCGTCTTATGGGTCTAGGCTCGACTCCTCAAGATGTTGGTACTCCAGGATTAAAGTGTTATGCACCAACAAGACTTCAAATGGAGGTTATGGCTCGAAAGAAAGCTGAAAGTGACAGGGATGCTCTAGAGCAACGTGTTTTTGAGTTGCAGGCTCAAATGGAGCAAAGGGCACAACAAGATAGGGCAAGTCCCATGTCACAACACGGTTCCACATCACGTCTACATTTG GATGCAAGGTTGAATGAAACTGGTGATGCTGGACTAGATGAAGGGGAGGAAGATTATGTttctgaagatgatgttgatgacAACTTACATGACCAGGTGCATGGTTTAACCTCATCAAGAACAACAGCACACAAAACAACCGCACCAAGGAGTAATGAAACTTCTCGCTCTCAACATGATGCTCTT GTTGGAAAAGATGTCATATtatatgccttgttgagatcagatcAACCTGTGGCTAAATGA
- the LOC103638469 gene encoding uncharacterized protein isoform X3 — translation MASARGNNKGGSYNEYEQQKLENIERNKRRLEEFNIPAIINSLGQQQNRSRKTSKKVQNRNTVSTERPNLRPRLQRNNCQFDEEHVLADLEPVGDFLSNNEDLQIGDQSNGTVRKKGRGITKKDDIFSRTPNMPKLKISLNDYGQPIGENARQLSSVIGCQVRKKISIACVDWRLVDVKKKYELWTEIKSYFDIDDAALNWVTRTAGRKWKEFKANIKELYFDPELTIDDVGECPDKRISDDDWKFLYNYWKTSEFQTLSKVGKANRQKLQLHHTTGSVNYACSQHKLAIKLGRPPRRDETFIKTHTRKNGVPSTSAEPIMAKLKDLIEIYPDLKERTIQEGDAYAVLCGLKEPKGYVRLMGLGSTPQDVGTPGLKCYAPTRLQMEVMARKKAESDRDALEQRVFELQAQMEQRAQQDRASPMSQHGSTSRLHLDARLNETGDAGLDEGEEDYVSEDDVDDNLHDQVHGLTSSRTTAHKTTAPRSNETSRSQHDALVGKDVILYALLRSDQPVAK, via the exons ATGGCAAGCGCAAGAGGAAACAATAAGGGTGGCTCATATAATGAGTATGAGCAACAAAAGCTTGAAAATATTGAAAGGAACAAAAGGAGGTTAGAAGAATTCAACATCCCTGCAATCATCAACTCTTTGGGGCAGCAACAAAATCGATCTAGGAAAACTTCAAAG AAAGTTCAGAACAGAAATACTGTATCAACTGAACGTCCAAACTTGCGACCAAGACTACAAAGAAACAATTGTCAGTTTGATGAAGAACATGTGCTTGCTGATTTGGAGCCAGTAGGAGATTTCCTTAGTAACAATGAAG ACCTACAGATTGGTGACCAAAGCAATGGTACAGTGAGAAAGAAAGGAAGGGGAATAACGAAGAAAGATGACATATTCTCAAGGACACCAAATATGCCTAAACTCAAAATATCTCTTAATGATTATGGACAGCCAATTGGTGAAAACGCTAGGCAACTTTCAAGTGTTATAGGGTGTCAAGTTAGAAAGAAGATATCAATTGCTTGTGTAGATTGGAGGCTTGTTGATGTTAAAAAGAAGTACGAGCTGTGGACTGAAATAAAGTCATACTTTGATATTGATGACGCTGCCTTAAATTGGGTTACACGCACTGCTGGGAGGAAATGGAAAGAATTTAAGGCAAATATCAAGGAGCTGTATTTTGATCCTGAGCTGACTATAGATGATGTTGGGGAATGTCCAGACAAAAGAATTAGTGATGATGATTGGAAATTTCTCTATAACTATTGGAAGACTTCTGAATTTCAG ACTCTCTCGAAAGTGGGAAAAGCAAACCGGCAAAAACTGCAGCTGCACCATACTACTGGAAGTGTGAACTATGCTTGCTCACAACATAAATTG GCTATCAAACTAGGACGTCCCCCACGAAGAGATGAAACTTTTATCAAAACCCATACAAGGAAAAATGGTGTTCCTTCAACCTCTGCAGAGCCAATAATG GCGAAACTTAAAGATCTTATTGAAATCTACCCAGACTTGAAAGAGCGGACAATTCAGGAAGGTGATGCATATGCTGTTCTTTGTGGACTGAAAGAGCCAAAAGGATATGTCCGTCTTATGGGTCTAGGCTCGACTCCTCAAGATGTTGGTACTCCAGGATTAAAGTGTTATGCACCAACAAGACTTCAAATGGAGGTTATGGCTCGAAAGAAAGCTGAAAGTGACAGGGATGCTCTAGAGCAACGTGTTTTTGAGTTGCAGGCTCAAATGGAGCAAAGGGCACAACAAGATAGGGCAAGTCCCATGTCACAACACGGTTCCACATCACGTCTACATTTG GATGCAAGGTTGAATGAAACTGGTGATGCTGGACTAGATGAAGGGGAGGAAGATTATGTttctgaagatgatgttgatgacAACTTACATGACCAGGTGCATGGTTTAACCTCATCAAGAACAACAGCACACAAAACAACCGCACCAAGGAGTAATGAAACTTCTCGCTCTCAACATGATGCTCTT GTTGGAAAAGATGTCATATtatatgccttgttgagatcagatcAACCTGTGGCTAAATGA